In one Aeromicrobium wangtongii genomic region, the following are encoded:
- a CDS encoding hydantoinase/oxoprolinase family protein: MKRIGVDVGGTFTDLVLWDDDGTVTVHKTPSTNHDPSIGTMDGIKVLAEQAGIDPSEIDMFFHGTTVATNIVLEHNGSDVGMITTDGFRDLLHIARKKRPLNYSNYQDLPWQKWQLVPRRNRRTVPERIDAAGNVITPLDEEAVRREVRVLRERQVEAIAVAFLHAYRNPSHEQRVKEIILEEYPEVFISLSSEVAPQYREYERFSTTALNAFVGPKTSTYVANLADKAAAAKVGEDVHLMTSAGGLVTARSASEIPVSLLTSGVVAGLLGGCAIGKASGFPSVITLDVGGTSADVGVAPDGRLRMKHLLDTRIGDYHAMIPMAEVDTIGAGGGSVAVVDEGGMFRVGPRSAGAYPGPACYDRGGVEPTSTDAMMVMGWLREDSFLSGTMAVKRDLAVDAVREQIAEKLGTSIEKAAMGIFTILSHSMTEAISLHSVRKGYDPRDFSLVAEGGAGPLYAWQIAEQLSIPRVIVPGHPGITSAVGLLTTDIRYEVPTTVWTASDDPDLALLQSEMDRLATEAGDQLRADGIPEQDVSLERSVDCRYVGQGYELRVPAPAGEITTEWVQQVADAFHEAHGRTYSQRFDDKSVQLVNIRVTGVGTVPHVEIQEIESGGTDASGAIKTTTRALFWERDSADPVWVDTPVYQREKLLAGNTFTGPAIVEQFDSTTIIGIGQQATIDKVGHIIIERASA, translated from the coding sequence ATGAAGCGAATCGGAGTCGACGTCGGTGGCACGTTCACTGACCTCGTGTTGTGGGACGACGACGGCACGGTCACCGTGCACAAGACGCCCTCGACCAATCATGATCCCTCCATCGGAACCATGGACGGCATCAAGGTCCTGGCCGAGCAGGCCGGGATCGATCCCAGTGAGATCGACATGTTCTTCCACGGCACGACCGTGGCCACCAACATCGTCCTGGAGCACAACGGCAGCGACGTCGGCATGATCACCACCGACGGCTTCCGCGACCTGCTGCACATCGCGCGCAAGAAGCGCCCGCTGAACTACTCCAACTACCAGGACCTGCCGTGGCAGAAGTGGCAGCTGGTCCCCCGGCGCAACCGCCGCACGGTCCCCGAGCGCATCGACGCCGCCGGCAACGTCATCACCCCGCTCGACGAGGAAGCCGTGCGTCGTGAGGTGCGCGTGCTGCGCGAGCGCCAGGTCGAGGCCATCGCGGTCGCCTTCCTGCACGCCTACCGCAACCCGTCCCACGAGCAGCGGGTCAAGGAGATCATCCTCGAGGAGTACCCCGAGGTCTTCATCTCGCTGTCCAGCGAGGTCGCTCCCCAGTACCGCGAGTACGAGCGCTTCTCCACGACGGCCCTGAACGCCTTCGTCGGCCCCAAGACCTCCACCTACGTCGCGAACCTGGCCGACAAGGCCGCCGCCGCGAAGGTCGGCGAGGACGTGCACCTGATGACCTCGGCCGGCGGCCTGGTCACCGCCCGCAGCGCCAGCGAGATCCCGGTCTCGCTGCTCACCAGCGGCGTGGTCGCCGGCCTGCTGGGCGGATGCGCGATCGGCAAGGCATCGGGATTCCCGAGCGTCATCACCCTCGACGTGGGCGGCACCTCCGCTGACGTCGGCGTCGCCCCTGACGGCCGGCTGCGGATGAAGCACCTCCTCGACACCCGGATCGGCGACTACCACGCGATGATCCCGATGGCCGAGGTCGACACCATCGGTGCGGGCGGCGGCTCGGTCGCCGTCGTGGACGAGGGCGGCATGTTCCGCGTCGGCCCGCGCAGCGCCGGCGCGTACCCGGGCCCCGCCTGCTACGACCGCGGCGGCGTGGAGCCCACCTCCACCGACGCGATGATGGTGATGGGCTGGCTCCGCGAGGACAGCTTCCTGTCCGGCACGATGGCCGTGAAGCGCGACCTGGCCGTGGACGCGGTCCGCGAGCAGATCGCCGAGAAGCTCGGCACCAGCATCGAGAAGGCCGCGATGGGCATCTTCACGATCCTGAGCCACTCGATGACTGAGGCGATCAGCCTGCACTCGGTGCGCAAGGGATACGACCCCCGCGACTTCTCCCTCGTCGCCGAGGGCGGCGCCGGGCCGCTGTACGCGTGGCAGATCGCCGAGCAGCTGAGCATCCCGCGCGTCATCGTGCCGGGCCACCCCGGCATCACCTCCGCGGTGGGGCTGCTGACCACCGACATCCGCTACGAGGTGCCCACCACGGTCTGGACGGCCTCGGACGACCCGGACCTGGCGCTGCTCCAGTCGGAGATGGACCGTCTGGCCACCGAGGCCGGCGACCAGCTCCGCGCCGACGGCATCCCCGAGCAGGACGTGAGCCTCGAGCGCAGCGTCGACTGCCGCTACGTCGGCCAGGGGTACGAGCTGCGCGTGCCGGCCCCGGCCGGCGAGATCACCACCGAGTGGGTGCAGCAGGTCGCCGACGCCTTCCACGAGGCACACGGCCGCACGTACTCACAGCGCTTCGACGACAAGTCGGTCCAGCTCGTCAACATCCGGGTCACCGGCGTCGGCACGGTGCCGCACGTCGAGATCCAGGAGATCGAGTCCGGCGGCACGGACGCCTCCGGGGCGATCAAGACCACCACCCGCGCCCTGTTCTGGGAGCGCGACTCCGCCGACCCCGTGTGGGTCGACACACCGGTCTACCAGCGCGAGAAGCTGCTGGCCGGCAACACCTTCACCGGTCCGGCGATCGTCGAGCAGTTCGACTCCACGACCATCATCGGCATCGGCCAGCAGGCCACGATCGACAAGGTCGGCCACATCATCATCGAAAGGGCTTCCGCATGA
- a CDS encoding alpha/beta fold hydrolase, whose translation MEPTVNARRAGDGIGTMTASAYLETGVRLHYYDCGDGDDTLVLLHGYPQTAWQWRHVLGPLADAGYRVIAPDYRGAGHSSRPSDGPGRTADLRGGVTLPRAGYSKWTMAEDIHLLLHEHLGLRRPAFVLGLDIGSMVATAYAFRYRDATRALGYGEASQPGTAVFDRLRNSAIEWHYNFHALLDLPEALVAGRERLYLQYFFDRHAARPMAVDTDAYATAYAQAGAMRAGFDLYRAFDQDADDIRAAVRDGGKLTIPCLGLYGTASLAHADAAEDIGRELADDVTVVGIADAGHWIAEENPEALVESLLKFDGRRT comes from the coding sequence ATGGAGCCCACAGTGAATGCCCGCAGGGCCGGCGACGGCATCGGCACCATGACGGCCTCTGCCTACCTGGAGACCGGGGTCCGACTGCACTACTACGACTGCGGCGACGGGGACGACACCCTCGTGCTGCTGCACGGTTATCCGCAGACGGCGTGGCAGTGGCGCCATGTGCTGGGGCCGCTGGCGGACGCCGGGTACCGGGTGATCGCTCCCGACTACCGCGGGGCCGGTCACTCCTCGCGTCCCAGCGACGGCCCGGGGAGGACGGCGGACCTGCGCGGTGGTGTGACGCTCCCGCGGGCCGGCTACTCGAAATGGACCATGGCCGAGGACATCCACCTCCTCCTGCACGAGCACCTCGGTCTGCGGCGGCCGGCGTTCGTGCTCGGCCTCGACATCGGCTCGATGGTCGCCACCGCGTACGCGTTCCGGTATCGCGACGCCACGCGGGCGCTGGGGTACGGCGAGGCCAGCCAACCGGGCACCGCGGTGTTCGACCGGTTGAGGAACTCCGCCATCGAGTGGCACTACAACTTCCACGCCCTGCTGGACCTGCCCGAGGCGCTGGTCGCCGGCCGGGAGCGCCTCTACCTGCAGTACTTCTTCGACCGCCACGCGGCCAGGCCAATGGCCGTCGACACCGATGCGTACGCGACCGCCTACGCGCAGGCCGGGGCCATGCGCGCCGGCTTCGACCTCTACCGCGCCTTCGACCAGGACGCCGACGACATCCGCGCCGCCGTGCGCGACGGCGGGAAGCTGACGATCCCATGCCTCGGCCTGTACGGGACGGCGAGCCTGGCGCACGCCGACGCGGCCGAGGACATCGGACGCGAGCTGGCCGATGACGTCACCGTCGTCGGCATCGCCGATGCGGGTCACTGGATCGCCGAGGAGAACCCGGAAGCGCTGGTCGAGAGCCTCCTGAAGTTCGACGGCCGCAGGACGTGA
- a CDS encoding protein adenylyltransferase SelO: protein MRPATTLDGVTTTPVTLPIGNQFASELPELAVPWQSDETPDPRLLVLNEALASELGLDADALRSADGLGLLTGTTVPPGATPVAQGYAGHQFGGYAPRLGDGRALLIGELTDREGRLRDLHLKGSGRTPFSRGGDGLAAVGPMLREYVVSEAMHALGVPTTRALAVVATGRDVRRETVLPGAVLARVASSHLRVGSFQYVAASGDVELLRRLADHAIARHHPAAAGAEHPYRALFEAVVAAQADLVARWMLVGFVHGVMNTDNMTISGETIDYGPCAFIESFDPGAVFSSIDTGGRYAYGNQPAAAEWNLARFAEALLPLLADDQERAVELAVESLGMFRSRYAASYSAGFAAKLGLTGADAALGDELLGLFHASHVDWTGGFRALSSAARGDTAPVRDLFIDLAGIDDWLARWRALDPDPALMDRTNPVHIPRNHLVEEALDAATAGEPDLVEQLVDVVRRPFEQRPGLERYAAPAPQDFGRYITYCGT from the coding sequence ATGAGGCCCGCGACTACGCTGGACGGGGTGACGACGACTCCGGTGACGCTTCCAATCGGCAACCAGTTCGCGTCCGAGCTGCCCGAGCTGGCGGTGCCGTGGCAGTCGGACGAGACGCCGGACCCCCGGTTGCTCGTGCTCAACGAGGCGCTGGCCTCCGAGCTCGGTCTCGACGCGGACGCGCTGCGCAGCGCCGACGGCCTCGGGCTGCTCACCGGCACGACGGTGCCGCCGGGCGCCACGCCGGTCGCCCAGGGGTACGCGGGCCACCAGTTCGGCGGCTATGCGCCGCGCCTCGGTGACGGGCGTGCCCTCCTGATCGGCGAGCTGACCGACCGTGAGGGACGACTGCGCGACCTGCACCTCAAGGGGTCCGGACGTACCCCGTTCTCGCGTGGGGGAGACGGCCTCGCCGCCGTCGGCCCGATGCTGCGCGAGTACGTCGTGAGCGAGGCCATGCACGCCCTGGGTGTGCCGACGACGCGCGCGCTGGCAGTGGTCGCGACCGGTCGGGACGTGCGGCGCGAGACCGTCCTGCCCGGTGCCGTGCTGGCGCGGGTCGCGAGCAGCCACCTGCGGGTGGGCAGCTTCCAGTACGTCGCCGCGTCCGGCGACGTCGAGCTGCTGCGACGGCTGGCCGATCACGCGATCGCCCGTCACCACCCGGCGGCAGCGGGCGCCGAGCACCCGTACCGGGCGCTGTTCGAGGCCGTCGTCGCCGCCCAGGCCGACCTGGTGGCGCGGTGGATGCTGGTGGGCTTCGTCCACGGCGTCATGAACACCGACAACATGACGATCTCCGGCGAGACCATCGACTACGGGCCGTGCGCGTTCATCGAGTCCTTCGATCCCGGGGCGGTGTTCAGCTCGATCGACACCGGCGGACGCTACGCGTACGGCAACCAGCCCGCGGCCGCGGAGTGGAACCTCGCCCGGTTCGCCGAGGCGCTGCTGCCGCTGCTCGCGGACGACCAGGAGCGTGCGGTCGAGCTCGCGGTGGAGTCGCTCGGCATGTTCCGCTCCAGGTACGCAGCCAGCTACTCCGCGGGCTTCGCGGCCAAGCTCGGCCTCACCGGGGCGGACGCCGCGCTGGGCGATGAGCTGCTGGGGCTGTTCCACGCGAGCCACGTCGACTGGACCGGCGGCTTCCGCGCGCTGTCGTCCGCGGCCCGCGGCGACACCGCTCCCGTCCGCGATCTGTTCATCGATCTGGCCGGCATCGACGACTGGCTCGCCCGCTGGCGCGCTCTCGATCCTGACCCAGCCCTGATGGACCGGACGAACCCCGTCCACATCCCGCGCAACCACCTGGTGGAGGAGGCGCTCGACGCCGCGACCGCCGGCGAGCCGGACCTGGTCGAACAGCTCGTGGACGTCGTGCGGCGCCCGTTCGAGCAGCGTCCGGGCCTGGAGCGCTACGCCGCCCCGGCCCCGCAGGATTTCGGCCGGTACATCACCTACTGCGGCACCTGA
- a CDS encoding DUF1801 domain-containing protein, producing MNGMDEDGTLSEQERTAVKERAAELKKQARNSRAKDKAAADAEDVRAKIAGMPDGDRELAQRVHDIVTDVAPTLQPKLYYGQPGYARNGKVVCFFRSGQQDKERYSTFGFSAQADLDEPDGVWATSYALTDPSQKAWDHLAALIRRAAQE from the coding sequence ATGAACGGCATGGACGAGGACGGCACGCTTTCGGAGCAGGAGCGCACGGCGGTCAAGGAACGGGCGGCCGAGCTCAAGAAGCAGGCCCGGAACAGCCGGGCCAAGGACAAGGCGGCAGCCGACGCCGAGGACGTGCGGGCGAAGATCGCCGGCATGCCGGACGGTGACCGCGAGCTCGCCCAGCGCGTCCATGACATCGTCACGGACGTCGCGCCGACCCTCCAGCCGAAGCTGTACTACGGGCAACCCGGGTACGCCCGCAACGGCAAGGTCGTCTGCTTCTTCCGCAGCGGCCAGCAGGACAAGGAGCGCTACTCGACCTTCGGCTTCAGCGCCCAAGCAGACCTGGACGAGCCGGACGGCGTGTGGGCGACCTCGTACGCCCTGACCGATCCGAGTCAGAAGGCATGGGACCACCTCGCCGCGCTGATCCGCCGGGCGGCCCAGGAGTAG
- a CDS encoding DEAD/DEAH box helicase has product MPSSRRSSARRRSASPRRGGTRQATQPLPVAGPGERVWVLDVPYGTQVDGAIWHPAVKTHLFVGRALPPHLAPYSPGAYTLGRFVENSLNPDDPTPSPEPTGALEPRKIQFEAADAIAERAAAGGRLFLLADEPGVGKTISAVLGATAVGDLRGAQRVLVVADRPAAITIGHWCRTITALGDGGLEWVVITWDRLEKVKDHTWDVIIADEAHALRRTTTKRWKFWAKVSGHGKPHDKAPFVIATTATPGHTPLELPYLAPAYAQVLGEPMKEWTSATQPGGVFAAALERHGVGVERGRYGAEWTTDPARRAADLKLVRGWLSDDRPPAMLHRAAPWGPVPIAGMPVTLTPTERTAYEAEWGEFCREMDIARRGRSVAKGRAALLRFRQKAGLIRVDSTVAWIGQQVQADRQVACSVEFVTTAADPIADRLRDSGIEVASIYGRDRFDVEAERLRFQTGEAKVCVFTTVASISLHAGETLPDGRRSSTEPRVGIFHQARFSGIAARQVTGRTHRDHQVSPWHIAYAEGTVEEQVGKVMVERIAAASDTAGSDTAGLTDIAQLLGADWLPPTAMTTNDG; this is encoded by the coding sequence GTGCCCAGTTCCCGCCGATCCAGTGCTCGTCGGCGCAGCGCGTCCCCACGTCGTGGCGGGACACGACAGGCCACGCAGCCGTTGCCGGTCGCCGGGCCGGGCGAGCGGGTGTGGGTGCTCGACGTGCCCTACGGCACGCAGGTCGACGGGGCCATCTGGCACCCGGCGGTCAAGACCCACCTGTTCGTCGGGCGCGCCCTGCCTCCGCACCTCGCTCCGTACTCCCCCGGCGCGTACACGCTCGGCCGGTTCGTCGAGAACTCCCTGAACCCCGACGACCCGACGCCCAGCCCTGAGCCGACCGGCGCCCTCGAGCCGCGGAAGATCCAGTTCGAAGCGGCCGACGCGATCGCCGAGCGTGCCGCCGCCGGTGGCCGCCTGTTCCTCCTGGCCGACGAGCCCGGCGTGGGCAAAACGATCTCGGCCGTCCTCGGCGCGACGGCGGTCGGCGACCTCCGCGGTGCGCAGCGGGTTCTTGTCGTGGCCGACCGTCCCGCGGCGATCACGATCGGCCACTGGTGCCGCACGATCACCGCGCTGGGCGACGGTGGCCTCGAATGGGTCGTGATCACGTGGGACCGGCTTGAGAAGGTCAAGGACCACACGTGGGACGTGATCATCGCGGACGAGGCCCACGCACTGCGACGGACGACGACGAAGCGGTGGAAGTTCTGGGCGAAGGTCTCGGGGCACGGCAAGCCGCACGACAAGGCGCCGTTCGTCATTGCGACGACCGCGACACCCGGCCACACGCCACTCGAGCTGCCCTACCTCGCGCCCGCCTACGCGCAGGTGCTCGGCGAGCCGATGAAGGAGTGGACCTCGGCGACACAGCCCGGCGGCGTGTTCGCCGCCGCGCTCGAGCGCCACGGCGTCGGGGTGGAGCGCGGCCGCTACGGAGCGGAGTGGACCACCGATCCCGCGCGACGTGCGGCGGACCTCAAGCTGGTGCGGGGCTGGCTCTCGGACGATCGGCCGCCGGCGATGCTGCACCGCGCGGCGCCGTGGGGGCCGGTGCCGATCGCCGGCATGCCGGTGACCCTGACACCGACAGAGCGGACGGCCTACGAGGCGGAATGGGGCGAGTTCTGCCGTGAGATGGACATCGCGCGACGCGGCCGCAGTGTTGCGAAGGGCCGGGCCGCGCTGCTGCGCTTCCGGCAGAAGGCGGGGCTGATCCGGGTCGACTCGACGGTCGCCTGGATAGGCCAGCAGGTCCAGGCCGATCGCCAGGTGGCGTGCTCGGTCGAGTTCGTCACGACCGCCGCCGATCCGATCGCCGACCGGCTGCGTGACTCCGGCATCGAGGTGGCCTCGATCTACGGTCGCGACCGGTTCGACGTCGAGGCCGAGCGGCTCCGGTTCCAGACCGGAGAGGCGAAGGTCTGCGTGTTCACGACGGTCGCCTCGATCAGCCTGCACGCCGGCGAGACCCTCCCGGACGGACGCCGGTCGAGCACCGAGCCGCGGGTGGGCATCTTCCACCAGGCCCGCTTCTCGGGCATCGCCGCACGGCAGGTGACCGGCCGCACCCACCGCGATCACCAGGTCTCGCCGTGGCACATCGCCTACGCCGAGGGCACCGTCGAGGAGCAGGTCGGCAAGGTCATGGTCGAGCGCATCGCCGCAGCATCCGACACGGCAGGCAGCGACACCGCCGGCCTCACCGACATCGCCCAGCTCCTCGGGGCCGACTGGCTGCCACCCACGGCCATGACGACGAACGACGGCTGA
- a CDS encoding OsmC family protein — translation MDLSPLGVRAAAGSLRSSEGVLLHHTWTDEGVSVSPAANGAHLLHLSVALCVLNDTYREAGRLDVTVDGICVEVDGGFDAEWRSTGIEYAVTLDSRAPAADLARLNDVVDNIAEIPRAIRAGARVNRRP, via the coding sequence ATGGACCTGTCCCCGCTGGGCGTACGTGCCGCCGCGGGCAGCCTGCGCTCGTCGGAAGGTGTCCTGCTCCACCACACCTGGACCGATGAAGGTGTCTCCGTCAGCCCGGCCGCCAACGGCGCGCACCTGCTGCACTTGTCAGTGGCGCTCTGCGTCCTGAACGACACGTACCGGGAGGCAGGCCGACTCGACGTCACGGTGGACGGCATCTGCGTCGAGGTCGACGGTGGCTTCGATGCCGAATGGCGATCAACCGGCATCGAGTACGCGGTCACGCTCGACTCCCGGGCCCCCGCAGCGGATCTGGCGCGCCTGAACGATGTGGTCGACAACATCGCCGAGATCCCTCGCGCGATCCGGGCCGGAGCCCGGGTCAACCGACGTCCCTGA
- a CDS encoding class II glutamine amidotransferase has protein sequence MLAYIGPEIPVENLLLKPENSLVNQTLDPERHPQLQLAGWGFGIWSEHLLKTDEPLLYHRPMAAFYDDNVAGIVPSLQASTLLAHVRAADYNSAAVLADENCHPFSYQGTPWMIAQNGDLPNWKLLQRELLQHCKDEFLKQMRGTTDTEFLYVLLLSLLEDDSDEGVQRGFEEMLKLIVKAMDTLELPSLTKLKMALVAPNRIIGVNFGTGHQGETDPAGDWQELRKSGPGTDDFALSMLLEPMYLLMGRNFEDDETTYDFEDCTEEEATSVILASEPLTENDGWLNLEFGEIVFLEKKGENITRTVGSLTV, from the coding sequence GTGCTTGCCTACATCGGGCCGGAGATACCGGTGGAGAATCTGCTTCTCAAGCCCGAGAACAGTCTCGTCAACCAGACCCTCGACCCGGAGCGCCATCCGCAGCTTCAGCTCGCCGGCTGGGGTTTCGGGATCTGGAGCGAACATCTGCTGAAGACAGATGAGCCCCTGCTCTACCACCGACCGATGGCTGCGTTCTACGACGACAACGTGGCCGGCATCGTGCCGAGCCTCCAGGCCAGCACGCTGCTCGCCCATGTGCGAGCCGCCGACTACAACTCGGCCGCGGTCCTGGCCGACGAGAACTGCCACCCGTTCTCCTACCAGGGCACGCCGTGGATGATCGCTCAAAATGGTGATCTGCCGAACTGGAAGCTGTTGCAGCGTGAGCTGCTGCAGCACTGCAAGGACGAGTTCCTCAAGCAGATGCGCGGCACCACCGACACGGAGTTCCTCTACGTGCTGCTGCTCTCGCTGCTCGAGGACGACAGTGATGAAGGCGTTCAGCGTGGGTTCGAAGAGATGCTGAAGCTCATCGTCAAGGCCATGGACACCCTCGAGCTTCCGAGCCTGACCAAGCTGAAGATGGCCCTGGTCGCCCCGAACCGCATCATCGGAGTCAACTTCGGCACAGGACACCAGGGCGAGACCGACCCGGCGGGGGACTGGCAGGAACTGCGAAAGTCCGGCCCGGGGACCGACGATTTCGCGCTCTCGATGCTGCTGGAGCCGATGTATCTGCTGATGGGGCGCAACTTCGAGGACGACGAGACCACCTACGACTTCGAGGACTGCACGGAGGAAGAGGCGACGTCCGTCATCCTCGCCTCCGAGCCGCTGACCGAGAACGATGGCTGGTTGAACCTGGAGTTCGGGGAGATCGTCTTCCTCGAGAAGAAGGGCGAGAACATCACGAGGACCGTCGGCAGCTTGACGGTGTAG
- a CDS encoding ABC-2 transporter permease, translating into MSIHTEPRRITMSGVMRSEWTKIRSIRSNMVTLASAAAALLLIGLIFSAMVGGVLGSTQTDVEGDTAGAALAGVQIAQLIIGVLGVLVITSEYSTGLIRTTLTSVPSRLPVFGAKVAVLAVTTMVALGASAFVAFFAGQALIASGDIDTVSLGDPGVLRAVIGAGAFLTGTALMGLAIGTLLRSTAGAISVLFAIIFLVPALGTIMLPAGSRDQVLQYLPSIAGSSFTAVAPEASILSPAAGAAVFAAWIVVPLLAAAVAFKRRAA; encoded by the coding sequence ATGAGCATCCACACCGAACCCCGCCGCATCACGATGAGCGGCGTGATGCGCTCGGAGTGGACCAAGATCCGGTCCATCCGCAGCAACATGGTCACTCTCGCCTCCGCGGCGGCAGCGCTGCTGCTCATCGGCCTCATCTTCTCCGCCATGGTCGGCGGGGTGCTGGGCAGCACGCAGACCGATGTCGAGGGCGACACCGCCGGCGCAGCCCTCGCCGGCGTCCAGATCGCGCAGCTCATCATCGGTGTGCTTGGTGTCCTCGTGATCACCAGCGAGTACAGCACCGGGCTGATCCGGACCACGCTGACCTCGGTGCCGTCCCGGCTGCCCGTGTTCGGCGCCAAGGTCGCGGTGCTGGCGGTCACGACGATGGTCGCGCTCGGGGCGAGTGCCTTCGTCGCGTTCTTCGCCGGTCAGGCCCTGATCGCCAGCGGAGACATCGACACGGTCTCGTTGGGTGACCCGGGCGTCCTGCGTGCCGTGATCGGTGCCGGTGCGTTCCTGACCGGCACCGCCCTGATGGGGCTCGCGATCGGCACCCTGTTGCGCAGCACGGCAGGAGCCATCTCGGTCCTGTTCGCGATCATCTTCCTCGTCCCGGCCCTCGGCACGATCATGCTTCCGGCCGGCTCGCGCGACCAGGTCCTGCAGTACCTGCCGTCCATCGCCGGAAGCTCGTTCACCGCGGTGGCACCGGAGGCGTCCATCCTCAGCCCGGCCGCCGGTGCGGCCGTGTTCGCCGCATGGATCGTCGTACCGCTCCTCGCGGCCGCTGTGGCGTTCAAGCGTCGCGCTGCATGA
- a CDS encoding ABC transporter ATP-binding protein: protein MIELQHLTKQYGSKTVVDDLTITVKPGVVTGFLGPNGAGKSTTMRMLVGLEEPTGGTATVNGRPYREHSMPLHELGVLLDAGATHPGRSARDHLLAQAHTHGLPARRVDEMLELVGLADVAKKRVGGFSLGMGQRLGIAGALLGDPQTVVLDEPVNGLDPEGIRWIRELLRGLAAEGRTVFVSSHLMTEMAMTAEHLVIVGRGTLIADLPVAELMSRSVRSVRVRSPQAALLQPLLTGDGVTVTTEPDGSLDVIGLTPEQIGARAGEASIPVHELSSNQASLEEAFMELTRDAVEYTGETTTTVHSTDKKAFS from the coding sequence ATGATCGAGCTTCAGCACCTGACCAAGCAGTACGGCTCCAAGACGGTGGTGGACGATCTCACCATCACCGTGAAGCCCGGGGTCGTCACCGGCTTCCTCGGGCCCAACGGGGCCGGCAAGTCGACCACCATGAGGATGCTGGTCGGTCTGGAGGAGCCGACCGGCGGGACCGCCACCGTCAACGGCCGCCCGTACCGCGAGCACTCCATGCCACTGCACGAGCTCGGCGTCCTGCTGGACGCCGGGGCGACACATCCCGGCCGGTCGGCCCGCGATCACCTCCTGGCCCAGGCCCACACCCACGGACTGCCGGCCCGCCGGGTCGACGAGATGCTCGAGCTGGTCGGCCTCGCCGACGTCGCCAAGAAGCGGGTGGGCGGATTCTCCCTCGGCATGGGGCAGCGCCTCGGGATCGCCGGCGCCCTGCTCGGGGACCCGCAGACGGTGGTGCTGGACGAGCCGGTCAACGGCCTCGACCCCGAGGGCATCCGCTGGATCCGCGAGCTGCTCCGCGGCCTAGCCGCCGAGGGCCGCACCGTGTTCGTCTCCTCCCACCTGATGACCGAGATGGCCATGACCGCCGAGCACCTCGTGATCGTCGGCCGCGGCACGCTCATCGCAGACCTGCCCGTCGCCGAGCTCATGAGTCGCTCCGTCCGCAGTGTGCGCGTCCGCAGCCCGCAGGCCGCACTGCTGCAGCCGCTGCTCACCGGCGACGGCGTCACCGTGACGACGGAGCCGGACGGATCGCTGGACGTCATCGGCCTGACCCCCGAGCAGATCGGGGCCCGGGCCGGCGAGGCGTCGATCCCCGTGCACGAGCTGAGCAGCAACCAGGCCTCCCTCGAGGAGGCGTTCATGGAGCTCACCCGCGACGCCGTCGAGTACACCGGCGAGACCACCACCACCGTTCACTCCACAGACAAGAAGGCATTCTCATGA